The Plantactinospora sp. KBS50 sequence CAGATCGTGCGCTCCGCGTACGGCGACGCCACCGGCCACATCTTCCTGATCTCGGCCGCCATCGCGGTGCTGGGTCTGCTGGCCGCGCTCCTGTTCAAGCCGGTCACCCTGCGTACCAGCCTTGACCTGCCGGACGCGACCGCGGCGGCCGGCGAGGCCGCCGGGGCGGTGGGCGGCGCGCCGGTCCCGGAACCGGCCCCGGAACCGGCCGCGGGTTCGACGCCGGGTTCGACCCCGGGTTCGACCCCGGACGAGGCGTCGGACGGGGTCCCGGGTGGGGCCGGTACCGGAGTCGACGGCCGGGCCGCGACCGGGAGCGCACCCCGCCGGTAGCGGTGCGGGGCACGCCGGTCGGGATCCTGGATCTTGCATCCGGCGGGATGCAAAATCCAAGATCTCGATGTGATGTCGGCCGGCGGCATGCCGAAGCCCGCGCAGGCCACGCCCGGTACCCTGGCAGCGACGGGCCGCTAGCTCAATGGCAGAGCTGTGGACTTTTAATCCATAGGTTCGGGGTTCGAGTCCCCGGCGGCCCACCAGGTTTGGCATTGCGCGAACCGGATCCGGTTCGTTGCCGTCGCCGGGGGACGTAGCAGATGTTGCCGCGTCCACCGGGACGTGCTCGTCGCGGGGTAGCCGGAATACCGGGATGGTCTCGTCGCCGATGATGCGGATCTGGGCGATCAGTTCCTCGATGATGGCCTTGCGCTCGGGTGAGTCGCCGTTGGTGATCACGTGTTCGAGGCGGGCTCGGGTCTTCGCGAGGGTGCTGGGTGACGGTGCGACGGGTTCGTCGCTGGTCAGGTCGGTGATCTCGTCCCGCAGCTCCGCGGCCAACGCTGCCGCCGTACCCTCGCGGTCGTTCGCCGTGCCCGTAGCGGCGAGCGGTGCAGTACCGCGGGCATCGCGGGGGGCCCGGTGCCGGAGTTGGTAGACAAGGTGCTCACCTGGTCAAGCCTGCCAGCATTCGCCCGAAGTGGGTAGCGGCCGGACCCGGGCCCGAAAGTGCCACCACCTGTGATGTCGCTGTTCGGCCGACGATTCGCGCGCGGCTTGCCATCCCGAAAGGGCATGGCAGGAACGGCTGGGCACAGTGCCGATCGGATCCCGCAACAGGACGAGGAGATTGACGAGGCCGCCTAAACGGCTGGCTCGCGGCGGCATCAGGAAGTCGGGAACGGGTGGGTGGAGCTGCCGCTGTCTCCGGCAATTGCAGTGATCCGTCGGGCCTCTGCGAGGATCTCGTTGTCGAGGTCCTGTTCAGTCATGTCGATGTACTCAAGAGTGTCGTACACGTCATCGAGGTCCACGAGGCGTTCGGCGATGGGAAGCCGGTCGTGGCCGATGGTGGAGTGCGCCCACGTGGCGAGGTCCATCGGTGACATCCGGCCGGCCAGCACACGTGAGGCCATGATGCTGAGGGCGGCTTCAAGCCCGGCATCGCTGCCCGCCGGATAGTGTCTGAGCCCCACATCGTCCAGAGCGGCCTCCAGCAGGTCGGGAACCTCCTCGTCCGCGTTGCGCGCGTGCACACCGGCGAGCATGGCAAGGTTCATCCCGTCGAAGCCGGCGACCAGCAGCTCGCAGCCGAGGCTGACGAGTTCGGCTGCGGTGACCTGGCCGACGCTCCACAACGCGACGGCCTCCTGGATCCGGACGAGAGCGGGATCGCGTTGCATCCGCTCATCGTGGATCACCGCGTGCTGGACGGCACCATCATTTCCGGGCTGCCCACACGATTCGCACAGCGAGCGGGTATGGCCGTCCCGAGGCTCACGCCCCGGGTCAGACTGCCGTCGATTCGCGATGTGCGCCGGGCGGCCCGTCTGCGTGCTACTGCTCGGTCTGGACTATGGCCTCCTCGGGTACCTCGTTGTGGACGAGGAGCCGGACGAGTTGATCGAGGAGATCGTCGAGGTCGCTTCGACTGGTCAGGTCGAAGTGCTTGTTGACGATCCTGTCGTCGCGCAGGCGCACGGTTTCCAGCTCCGCCTCACCGGTGCTCCAGATCATGATCTGAACCAGCCACGCTGCGGACTCCAGCTCGGCGCGGACGACAGGCTTGCCGTGATTCGGCTGGGCAGGGAACGCTCGCCAGGACATGGCCAGCCCGGACCAGATCTCGGCGCGCTCGTCCAAGGCCGATGCGAGCGTCTGCAAGGGGAAGGTCACGACGGCGACTGTCGCATACTCCCCGTTACGCAATGGTGCCAGTTGCGTGCGCTCGCCGGTCAGCATCACTGTCACGGACGGGGATACACCGCTCTGATAGTTTCCGTCGATCATGGCCGTTACCGCAGACCGTCCGATCATGTTTCTCGACGTCGACGGCGTGCTGATCCCGTTCCGCGCCCGGCCGACCGAGCCCACCTCGGCTGAGCGATACGCAGCCCCGCCAGCCGACGATGACGAAGGCAATCCGCTGCTGGGGCGGCTCGACCCGGAGGACGGGCACCGGCTTCGGTCGCTGGGGTGCTGGCTGGTGTGGGCGACCACCTGGATGTCGGACGCGAACGAGCAGGTCGCGCCGCGGCTCGGGCTGCCGGAACTACCCGTGGTCGACTTCCCTGATGATGACGACGAGCCCGAACACGGACTGCACTGGAAGACGCCGTTCCTCATCCGGTGGGCGGCCGGGCGAACATTCGTCTGGCTCGACGACGAGATCACCGACACTGACCGGCGATGGGTTCATGCCCACCATGAGGGGCGAGCGCTGTTGCACCGGGCTGATCCGGCCGTCGGCGTCACTCCTAACGACTTCGAGGTGATCCGCCGATGGCTGGCCGAGACGTCAGCAGCGGTCGCCGCGTCGTGAGGTAGTCCGCACGCCGTCGCCCGCGACCGGTCACCAGTCGCGCCACGCATCGGTCAGCTCGCTGCGGTGACGGTCGCGGCGGGCGGTCAGCGCCGCCACGTCCACGCCGGCGTCGGTCAGGACCGTGTCGACGTACTCGGCGAGTTGCTCGCGTTCGCCGGTCTCGATCGCGCCGCATGGCTCGTCGGCGGTGTTGAGCCCGACCACGACCGTCTCGACAGCGGTCCAGATCGCCTCGTCCGAGGAGGCCGTGTCGAGGGCGGCGACGTCCCGCTCGTAGGCGGCCAGGACGGTGTCGACCGCGGCGGTGAACGCCGGGGGCCACAGGTGAATCGCATACGCGTTGGCTGGTGCCAAGGTGCCAAGGTGCCGGCGGTGACGGCGGCCTCCTGCTCGGCGACCTTGCTCTGCCAGCCCATGGTGGGTCTCTTGATCATGCCTCGCAGGGTAGGAGCTGGCTATGACAGTTTCTCCCGGCAGTTCGAAACTCGCTGCTGGAGGCGGTGGTCGGCCGGACGCACCCACGGTGAGGGTGCGAACTGAGGTCTCAGCGGGGTTCTTTCGGCGGGGTGAACGGCGCGTGATTGTCGGGCTATGTAGAAGTTCCGGGAGGAGGCGCCGATGACCATCTCCTCTTCCACAATCCGCCGACGAACGGCCTCGTCGCCCGCTGGGAGACGGATCGGCTACAGCGCATGGGGTTTCCTGACCGCTGGAGTCCTGGACACTCCGGACGGGTCGCGTGCCTACCACCGTGCGGTGATCGACGCTCTCCAAGACGCCGGGAACGAGATCGTGCTGCTGCAGGCCGACCGGGACCGGTGGGAGGCAGGCGTCGACTTGGACGACCGATACCGGTTCGCCGCCGGGTTGCCGGAGCTGGATGCGGTGGTGTTTGAGTGGCGGTGGCCGTTGGCGGGCCGGAACACCACCGAGTGTTGCTGCTGCCGGAGCGCTATCGCACGGTCGGGCATCAGACGTCACGGCTGTTCGAGGCCGTGACCCAGGGTTGCCTGCCGTAGACCCCGACCGACACGGTGACCGCCGGCCGGTTCACACCACCGGAGCTGCACGTCCGCGACGGCGGCGAGGTCGTCGAGAAGCTGCACTGGTTGCAGTCGATCGCCGGGACGCCGGCCCACCGGGATCTGATCCGCGCGTGCCTGCGCCTGTTGGAGCCGTATCGGCTCAGCACCCAGATCGCGGTCCTGCTCGACACCTTGCACACGCTCGGCGCGCCGGTAAGGAGATCACGATGACTCTCACCCCGACGACGTTCGACACCTTCGGCGATGCGTACGTGGCGGTGCTGCGCCGCATTCACGATCAGCCGGAGTACGACACCCGAGGTCGCGGCAACGACGCCGTCATCGGCCTGCTGTGCGACACCTTCTCGTTCACCATGGTCCAGGAACTGGCCGCCCGGCGACTCGGTGTCGATGTCGGTACCTACACCCACCATGTCGGCTCGATGCACATCAACGTCCTCGACATCGCCAAGGTCGAGGCGATCCTGGCCGAAGCCGACCGTACAACGGCTCCGACGTTCCCCCGCTCGCCGATGCCGGACACCTCGCCGGAGGAGTTGGCCACCGTGCTGTGGTGGGAGCAGGCTCTCCGGGCGGGCGGTACGACATTGACCGCCGAGGCGACCACCCGGATTCCGGTGCCCGACTACTGGCGGCAGGTGCTGCTGCTGTTCGAGGCCCACCGGCAGATCCGGCACACCGGCGACCCGATCACCGCCGACATCACCGCAGCCCTGACCGCGGGCAACCGGTGGCTGATGGCCGCCCGCTGGCCCGACCGGATCGGCGCACCGTGAACCCCGACGGCTGGCGCTGGTGGACAGTGATCCTGCTCAAACCCGACTGCCTCGCCCGTGACCTGCTCGGCCCGGTCCTGACCGCCGTCGAGCAGGAACTACAGGTGGTCGACGTCTG is a genomic window containing:
- a CDS encoding HAD domain-containing protein; amino-acid sequence: MAVTADRPIMFLDVDGVLIPFRARPTEPTSAERYAAPPADDDEGNPLLGRLDPEDGHRLRSLGCWLVWATTWMSDANEQVAPRLGLPELPVVDFPDDDDEPEHGLHWKTPFLIRWAAGRTFVWLDDEITDTDRRWVHAHHEGRALLHRADPAVGVTPNDFEVIRRWLAETSAAVAAS